One part of the Kryptolebias marmoratus isolate JLee-2015 linkage group LG2, ASM164957v2, whole genome shotgun sequence genome encodes these proteins:
- the LOC108240939 gene encoding CLK4-associating serine/arginine rich protein isoform X1: MWQEARKHERKLRGMMVDYKRRGERRREYYEKIKKDPAQFLQVHGRAYKIHLDPAVALAAESPANMMPWQGDANNMIDRFDVRAHLDYIPTYTPPLLSTSTPEQEMEERKCNYERYRGLVQNDFANISEEQCLYQIYLDELYGGLSKPNEEEKKKLAEKKVAIGYTYEDSTVAETHSQSDKDEENSENSESEEDEGIPDIDVEVDVDELNQEQLVDLNKMATVYGMAEGDFVRMLKKDKEEVEAIKHAKALEAEKAMYSGRRSRRQRREFREKRLKGRQISPPSYARRDSPTYDPYKRPESESSSESRSRSCTPGPEKITFITSFGGSDDEAAAVTQAAAPHSGHAPSSLQHSAGHSRGSRRRRSSSSRSPSSSSPSSSRSSSRSSSHSRRAQRARGRRDGRRSRSRSRSRRRSRSRSRGRGESWRRRDRTRSRSNDRARDRDRDRDRDRDRDRERRRYSARRRTRSRSSSRQGGSSRQGGRSGGGYRRRESGSRSPSHSPSRQQHSPSPAHRGFQPAANSVSDKLRKPDTAGGKETGAAKPKLTPQERLKLRMQKALNKQSKADKKAAQVKIQLQEHKRQEREGELRAMARKIRMKERERREKERDEWEKQYGRQSHSPSPSKHSRESNSYKRYVRSHGNPYSSSEAK, translated from the exons ATGTGGCAGGAGGCCCGCAAACACGAGCGCAAGCTCCGTGGCATGATGGTGGACTACAAGCGCCGCGGCGAGCGCCGGAGGGAGTACTACGAGAAGATC AAAAAAGATCCGGCCCAGTTTCTGCAGGTTCACGGCCGAGCCTACAAGATCCACCTGGATCCTGCCGTGGCGCTGGCCGCAGAGAGCCCAGCAAACAT gATGCCCTGGCAGGGAGACGCCAACAACATGATTGACAGATTTGATGTAAGGGCGCACCTGGACTACATCCCGACGTACACCCCTCCCCTGCTCAGCACATC CACCCcggagcaggagatggaggagaggaagTGCAATTATGAACGCTACAGAGGCCTGGTTCAGAATGACTTTGCCAACA TCTCAGAGGAGCAGTGTTTATACCAGATCTACCTGGACGAGCTCTACGGCGGCCTGTCGAAGCCTAacgaggaagagaagaagaa ACTGGCAGAGAAGAAGGTCGCCATCGGCTACACATACGAGGACAGCACGGTGGCGGAGACTCACTCCCAGTCGgacaaagatgaagaaaatTCAGAGAACAGCGAATCCGAGGAGGACGAAGGCATTCCTGATATTG ATGTGGAGGTTGACGTCGACGAGCTGAACCAGGAGCAGCTGGTAGACCTGAACAAAATGGCCACCGTGTATGGAATGGCCGAAGGTGATTTTGTCAG GATGCTGAAGAAGGACAAGGAGGAAGTGGAGGCCATAAAACACGCCAAAGCCCTGGAGGCGGAGAAGGCCATGTACTCT GGCCGTCGCTCTCGCAGACAGAGGAGGGagtttagagagaagaggctaaAAGGGAGACAGATCAGCCCACCAAG CTACGCCAGAAGAGACAGTCCAACATACGATCCGTACAAGCG GCCAGAGTCAGAATCCAGCTCTGAGTCCAGGTCCCGGTCTTGTACTCCCGGTCCGGAGAAGATCACGTTCATCACCAGCTTCGGAGGCAGCGACGACGAAGCTGCGGCGGTGACACAAGCGGCCGCGCCTCACTCTGGCCACGCCCCCTCCAGCTTGCAGCACTCTGCAGGTCATAGCAGGGGCTCCCG GAGACGAAGGTCGTCCTCCAGTCGCTCCCCGTCCTCCTCGTCCCCCTCCTCGTCTCGGTCCTCGTCTCGCTCCTCTTCCCATTCGCGCCGCGCCCAACGGGCACGCGGGAGGAGAGACGGGCGCCGATCGCGGAGCCGTTCGCGGTCCAGGCGGCGTTCCAGGTCTCGCTCGAGAGGCAGGGGAGAGTCCTGGAGGAGACGTGACCGCACGAGATCCCGGTCCAACGACAGAgccagggacagggacagggacagagacagggacagggacagggacagggagcGGAGACGGTATTCAGCACGCAGGCGAACGAG GTCCCGCTCCAGCTCCCGGCAGGGCGGCAGCTCGAGGCAGGGCGGTCGCAGCGGTGGGGGGTACCGCCGGAGGGAAAGCGGCAGCCGAAGCCCCTCCCACTCGCCCAGCCGTCAACAACACAGTCCCTCTCCGGCTCACAGAGGGTTCCAGCCTGCTGCCAACTCCGTCTCTGACAAGCTGAGAAA GCCTGACACTGCGGGTGGTAAAGAGACGGGAGCTGCCAAA CCGAAGCTGACGCCTCAGGAGCGGCTGAAGCTGCGAATGCAGAAGGCGCTCAACAAGCAGT CCAAGGCGGATAAGAAAGCTGCTCAGGTGAAGATCCAGCTGCAGGAGCACAAACGCCAG gAGCGGGAAGGAGAGCTACGAGCCATGGCACGCAAGATCCGTATGAA GGAACGGGAACGACGCGAGAAGGAGCGGGACGAATGGGAGAAGCAGTATGGCCGACAGAGCCACTCCCCTTCCCCCTCCAAACACA GCCGAGAATCCAACTCATACAAAAGGTATGTGAGAAGCCACGGGAATCCTTACAGTTCCAGCGAAGCCAAATGA
- the LOC108240939 gene encoding CLK4-associating serine/arginine rich protein isoform X2, translated as MWQEARKHERKLRGMMVDYKRRGERRREYYEKIKKDPAQFLQVHGRAYKIHLDPAVALAAESPANMMPWQGDANNMIDRFDVRAHLDYIPTYTPPLLSTSTPEQEMEERKCNYERYRGLVQNDFANISEEQCLYQIYLDELYGGLSKPNEEEKKKLAEKKVAIGYTYEDSTVAETHSQSDKDEENSENSESEEDEGIPDIDVEVDVDELNQEQLVDLNKMATVYGMAEGDFVRMLKKDKEEVEAIKHAKALEAEKAMYSGRRSRRQRREFREKRLKGRQISPPSYARRDSPTYDPYKRPESESSSESRSRSCTPGPEKITFITSFGGSDDEAAAVTQAAAPHSGHAPSSLQHSAGHSRGSRRRRSSSSRSPSSSSPSSSRSSSRSSSHSRRAQRARGRRDGRRSRSRSRSRRRSRSRSRGRGESWRRRDRTRSRSNDRARDRDRDRDRDRDRDRERRRYSARRRTRSRSSSRQGGSSRQGGRSGGGYRRRESGSRSPSHSPSRQQHSPSPAHRGFQPAANSVSDKLRKPDTAGGKETGAAKPKLTPQERLKLRMQKALNKQSKADKKAAQVKIQLQEHKRQEREGELRAMARKIRMKERERREKERDEWEKQYGRQSHSPSPSKHSRESNSYKRRSRSRSRSPYYRY; from the exons ATGTGGCAGGAGGCCCGCAAACACGAGCGCAAGCTCCGTGGCATGATGGTGGACTACAAGCGCCGCGGCGAGCGCCGGAGGGAGTACTACGAGAAGATC AAAAAAGATCCGGCCCAGTTTCTGCAGGTTCACGGCCGAGCCTACAAGATCCACCTGGATCCTGCCGTGGCGCTGGCCGCAGAGAGCCCAGCAAACAT gATGCCCTGGCAGGGAGACGCCAACAACATGATTGACAGATTTGATGTAAGGGCGCACCTGGACTACATCCCGACGTACACCCCTCCCCTGCTCAGCACATC CACCCcggagcaggagatggaggagaggaagTGCAATTATGAACGCTACAGAGGCCTGGTTCAGAATGACTTTGCCAACA TCTCAGAGGAGCAGTGTTTATACCAGATCTACCTGGACGAGCTCTACGGCGGCCTGTCGAAGCCTAacgaggaagagaagaagaa ACTGGCAGAGAAGAAGGTCGCCATCGGCTACACATACGAGGACAGCACGGTGGCGGAGACTCACTCCCAGTCGgacaaagatgaagaaaatTCAGAGAACAGCGAATCCGAGGAGGACGAAGGCATTCCTGATATTG ATGTGGAGGTTGACGTCGACGAGCTGAACCAGGAGCAGCTGGTAGACCTGAACAAAATGGCCACCGTGTATGGAATGGCCGAAGGTGATTTTGTCAG GATGCTGAAGAAGGACAAGGAGGAAGTGGAGGCCATAAAACACGCCAAAGCCCTGGAGGCGGAGAAGGCCATGTACTCT GGCCGTCGCTCTCGCAGACAGAGGAGGGagtttagagagaagaggctaaAAGGGAGACAGATCAGCCCACCAAG CTACGCCAGAAGAGACAGTCCAACATACGATCCGTACAAGCG GCCAGAGTCAGAATCCAGCTCTGAGTCCAGGTCCCGGTCTTGTACTCCCGGTCCGGAGAAGATCACGTTCATCACCAGCTTCGGAGGCAGCGACGACGAAGCTGCGGCGGTGACACAAGCGGCCGCGCCTCACTCTGGCCACGCCCCCTCCAGCTTGCAGCACTCTGCAGGTCATAGCAGGGGCTCCCG GAGACGAAGGTCGTCCTCCAGTCGCTCCCCGTCCTCCTCGTCCCCCTCCTCGTCTCGGTCCTCGTCTCGCTCCTCTTCCCATTCGCGCCGCGCCCAACGGGCACGCGGGAGGAGAGACGGGCGCCGATCGCGGAGCCGTTCGCGGTCCAGGCGGCGTTCCAGGTCTCGCTCGAGAGGCAGGGGAGAGTCCTGGAGGAGACGTGACCGCACGAGATCCCGGTCCAACGACAGAgccagggacagggacagggacagagacagggacagggacagggacagggagcGGAGACGGTATTCAGCACGCAGGCGAACGAG GTCCCGCTCCAGCTCCCGGCAGGGCGGCAGCTCGAGGCAGGGCGGTCGCAGCGGTGGGGGGTACCGCCGGAGGGAAAGCGGCAGCCGAAGCCCCTCCCACTCGCCCAGCCGTCAACAACACAGTCCCTCTCCGGCTCACAGAGGGTTCCAGCCTGCTGCCAACTCCGTCTCTGACAAGCTGAGAAA GCCTGACACTGCGGGTGGTAAAGAGACGGGAGCTGCCAAA CCGAAGCTGACGCCTCAGGAGCGGCTGAAGCTGCGAATGCAGAAGGCGCTCAACAAGCAGT CCAAGGCGGATAAGAAAGCTGCTCAGGTGAAGATCCAGCTGCAGGAGCACAAACGCCAG gAGCGGGAAGGAGAGCTACGAGCCATGGCACGCAAGATCCGTATGAA GGAACGGGAACGACGCGAGAAGGAGCGGGACGAATGGGAGAAGCAGTATGGCCGACAGAGCCACTCCCCTTCCCCCTCCAAACACA GCCGAGAATCCAACTCATACAAAAG aagGTCACGATCTCGGTCACGGAGTCCatattacagatactga
- the znf296 gene encoding zinc finger protein 296 yields MKDGTGSSGDHPPPPPPPPRPPPPPPPPQVRAPDEGRDLLTCGQCSQAFPLAHILAFIQHKQGGCGSRSGAANPSAAPPSPASRARRQQVTGAEPGPGFIELRRGGARDRVWGEEPGVSVKAEPGKSASDEPSFFTCLQCEGVFSSAWTLLQHAQHAHSFSIYQEDEDSDMGGRGAGRVGPAAAVLDPRHLSQALSSAFQRRSRQTHPASSSSSSSAGNQQGMNFSVRLRELAEGNNTNGSSLVGLVLSPSSSPPAASTFPQAGSLQADFHCEICDQTFPSLRALSAHRRTHSCDRPYHCGVCGQAFAQSGQLARHIRSHHRDAASGGSGCESMETVAMEEDAGRQRARGRFQPAGMMGKGIQGSSELDLTLPKHPSLASGLMLLSSQLRPSDRELLRLYQNHRAGAEGGEEEAEVQGEPQPSSPCASPSEGSLESGETGGSGESGIASGNCTPKRPEMSERARGVGEWESERGELIEREKDWTSSKVSEVVQEWQRDYERRSAAGGGANSGANSNAAPGSTGKKKKDEACEFCGKQFRNSSNLTVHRRSHTGERPYRCGLCNYACAQSSKLTRHMKTHGTQGAKTSFLCQLCAVPFTVYATLEKHLKKVHGLSHASVGASAQASAADTLAALRAEEETVVVKIEEDEASLDRTDVESKAQSGVGRSMEVEEGQSYAEYLEGSPAVAADLPHENDAEGSLALTSAL; encoded by the exons ATGAAGGATGGCACCGGCTCATCAGGTgaccaccctcctcctcctcctcctcctcctcgtcctcctcctcctcctcctcctcctcaggttcGAGCCCCTGACGAAGGTCGGGACCTGCTGACCTGCGGTCAGTGCAGCCAGGCCTTCCCGCTCGCCCACATCCTGGCGTTCATCCAGCACAAGCAGGGCGGCTGTGGCTCGCGGAGCGGCGCGGCCAACCCCAGCGCCGCTCCTCCCTCACCCGCCAGCCGAGCCAGGCGCCAGCAGGTCACCGGTGCCGAACCGGGACCTGGGTTCATCGAGCTGCGGAGAGGCGGAGCCAGGGACCGGGTCTGGGGGGAGGAGCCCGGCGTGAGTGTGAAGGCGGAGCCCGGCAAATCAG CCTCAGACGAGCCCTCGTTTTTTACCTGCCTGCAGTGCGAAGGTGTGTTTTCATCTGCGTGGACGCTCCTACAACACGCGCAGCACGCACACTCCTTCAGCATCTACCAGGAGGACGAAGACTCGGAcatgggaggaagaggagcgggGAGAGTGGGTCCTGCGGCAGCCGTTCTGGACCCGCGCCACCTGAGCCAAGCTCTTTCCTCTGCCTTTCAGCGGCGCTCCCGTCAGACGCaccccgcctcctcctcctcctcctcctctgccggTAACCAGCAGGGAATGAACTTCTCGGTGCGGCTCAGAGAGCTCGCCGAGGGGAATAACACCAATGGCAGCTCCCTCGTGGGTCTTGTGTTGTCGCCGTCCTCATCTCCGCCGGCAGCTTCTACCTTTCCTCAGGCCGGTTCCCTCCAGGCGGACTTCCACTGCGAGATTTGTGATCAGACCTTCCCCTCCCTGCGCGCCCTGTCCGCCCACCGCCGGACTCACTCGTGCGACAGGCCCTACCACTGCGGCGTGTGTGGGCAGGCCTTCGCTCAGAGCGGTCAGCTGGCCCGTCACATAAGGAGCCACCACCGGGACGCTGCCAGCGGAGGGAGTGGATGCGAGTCGATGGAGACGGTCGCGATGGAGGAGGACGCTGGGAGGCAGAGGGCGAGAGGGAGGTTTCAGCCAGCGGGAATGATGGGAAAGGGAATTCAAGGGTCCTCTGAGCTGGACCTGACCCTCCCCAAGCACCCCTCCTTAGCGTCGGGGCTAATGCTGCTGAGCTCCCAGCTCAGACCGTCAGACAGGGAGCTGCTCAGGCTCTACCAGAACCACAGAGCTGGGGCAGAGGGAGGTGAGGAGGAAGCAGAGGTTCAAGGGGAGCCCCAGCCCTCCTCGCCTTGCGCCAGTCCTTCTGAAGGCTCGTTGGAGAGCGGAGAGACGGGAGGGAGCGGCGAAAGCGGCATCGCGAGTGGCAACTGCACTCCCAAACGTCCAGAGATGAGCGAGCGTGCGAGAGGAGTCGGAGAGTGGGAGAGTGAGAGGGGAGAGCTCATCGAGAGGGAGAAGGACTGGACTTCATCTAAAGTCAGCGAGGTTGTGCAGGAGTGGCAGAGGGACTACGAGCGGAGGAgtgcagcaggaggaggtgcCAACTCCGGCGCCAACAGTAACGCAGCTCCCGGCTCGAccgggaagaagaagaaggatgaGGCCTGCGAGTTCTGCGGCAAACAGTTCAGGAACAGCAGCAACCTGACCGTGCACCGCCGCAGCCACACGGGCGAGCGGCCGTACCGCTGCGGGCTCTGCAACTACGCCTGCGCTCAGAGCTCCAAGCTGACGCGCCACATGAAGACCCACGGCACCCAGGGAGCAAAGACTTCCTTCCTGTGCCAGCTGTGCGCCGTCCCCTTCACGGTCTACGCCACCCTGGAGAAACATCTGAAGAAAGTTCACGGCCTGAGCCACGCCAGCGTGGGTGCGTCCGCACAGGCCAGCGCCGCGGACACTTTAGCTGCCTTGAGGGCCGAAGAAGAAACGGTGGTGGTGAAAATAGAGGAGGACGAGGCCAGCTTGGATCGGACGGACGTGGAGAGCAAAGCACAGAGCGGCGTGGGGAGAAGCATGGAGGTGGAAGAGGGGCAAAGCTACGCAGAGTATCTGGAGGGCAGTCCAGCTGTAGCTGCAGATCTCCCACATGAAAACGATGCAGAGGGGAGCTTAGCTTTGACGTCTGCTctctga